Proteins from a genomic interval of Rhodopseudomonas julia:
- a CDS encoding transglycosylase SLT domain-containing protein — MARLLRKTALAAACSFSLIAATCGAAGAAATLGDGAGAAGKAAGKAAGGNICEREMAVAAKKYGVPLGVLYAVGLTETGRKGSLQPYAMNIHGRPFFGKSVADALEEFKRSRAAGSKLIDMGCMQINHHFHSEHFASPADMFNPKKNVDYAARFLTNLRKREGSWTLAVARYHAGPNNNPAQKRYVCAVITNMVATGFGAWTKESKEFCG, encoded by the coding sequence ATGGCCAGGCTTCTGAGGAAAACCGCTCTCGCGGCGGCCTGTTCGTTTAGCCTGATTGCGGCGACCTGCGGGGCGGCGGGGGCGGCCGCCACGCTCGGCGACGGGGCCGGCGCGGCCGGCAAGGCTGCGGGGAAGGCTGCGGGCGGCAATATCTGCGAGCGCGAAATGGCGGTCGCGGCGAAGAAATATGGCGTGCCGCTCGGCGTTCTTTATGCCGTCGGGCTGACGGAGACGGGCCGAAAAGGCTCGCTGCAGCCCTATGCCATGAACATTCACGGCCGCCCGTTTTTCGGCAAGAGCGTGGCCGACGCGCTGGAGGAATTCAAACGCTCGCGCGCCGCCGGCTCCAAGCTGATCGACATGGGCTGCATGCAGATCAACCACCATTTCCATTCCGAACATTTTGCCTCACCGGCGGACATGTTCAATCCGAAGAAGAACGTCGATTACGCGGCGCGGTTTTTGACCAATCTTCGCAAGCGCGAGGGCAGCTGGACGCTCGCGGTTGCCCGCTACCATGCCGGGCCCAACAACAACCCGGCGCAGAAGCGCTATGTCTGCGCCGTCATCACCAACATGGTGGCGACGGGGTTTGGCGCCTGGACGAAGGAGTCGAAGGAGTTTTGCGGGTAG
- a CDS encoding DNA adenine methylase has protein sequence MLVSPLRYPGGKSKLFEYFAEAIKANDLYRMTYCEPYAGGAGLALKLLSAGFIERIALNDIDESIYAFWQAVLNTPDAFCSLIEDVPLTIDEWRRQQEIWRARDLSDPLHLGFSAFFLNRTNRSGIIEGAGPIGGYAQEGPWKIGVRLNKPQQIKHIQALQFFRNQIEISNKDALDFVALQFNQPDTFCYLDPPYYSKGSKLYRNFYRHDDHLEILMLLELNRHARWVVSYDDVPQIREIYKHFEPISYSLNYSAGSNPAGREVIFFSDALKAPCVKGFEGSAAA, from the coding sequence GTGCTAGTCTCGCCCCTCCGCTATCCAGGCGGAAAATCTAAATTGTTTGAATACTTTGCAGAAGCGATCAAGGCAAACGATCTGTATCGGATGACCTATTGCGAACCCTATGCTGGTGGCGCCGGACTGGCGCTCAAGCTCCTCTCCGCCGGCTTCATCGAGCGAATTGCTCTGAATGACATCGACGAATCGATATACGCGTTCTGGCAGGCCGTCCTCAACACCCCTGACGCGTTCTGCTCGCTGATCGAAGACGTTCCGCTGACGATTGACGAATGGCGGCGGCAACAGGAGATATGGCGAGCCCGCGACCTGTCCGATCCGCTGCATCTCGGTTTCTCCGCGTTCTTCCTGAACCGTACGAACCGCTCCGGAATCATTGAAGGTGCGGGTCCGATCGGCGGTTATGCACAAGAAGGGCCATGGAAAATAGGCGTCAGGCTGAACAAGCCACAGCAGATCAAACACATCCAGGCACTGCAGTTTTTCCGCAACCAAATCGAGATCTCAAACAAAGATGCACTCGATTTCGTGGCCCTTCAGTTCAATCAGCCAGACACATTCTGCTATCTGGATCCTCCGTACTACTCAAAGGGTAGCAAACTTTATCGAAATTTCTATAGACATGATGATCATCTCGAGATCCTGATGCTACTCGAACTGAACCGACATGCCAGGTGGGTCGTATCTTATGATGACGTTCCGCAAATCCGAGAGATCTACAAGCACTTTGAACCGATCTCGTATTCCCTGAACTACAGCGCCGGCAGCAATCCTGCAGGCAGGGAAGTTATTTTTTTCAGCGACGCACTGAAGGCGCCCTGCGTGAAGGGGTTTGAGGGAAGCGCCGCCGCTTGA
- a CDS encoding putative bifunctional diguanylate cyclase/phosphodiesterase: MTGHERETGAAKAGLRLDNPVQHFLRRWASEIRPGETLPSYESVALGHLGRLIEMKALAFRDAGEAGDLRLLRIGPAFAAWADTAGDVDGGETGAAVVSALRRDRARAICEVIARAEESCRPERVETHMIVNGAIATYDLWALPLSNRWGPVSFILLLDEHAARQDLLETMFGATMEGMLALQAIRDRGGKAVDFEIIALNQAAARLLDCEAGALSWQRMSDLAGLFPGQDLVSALLACVCDGGRTHFEATFQGATFEGATFEGEAGARHLRFGVAPTGDLVSVTVSDIADIRAREEALRTLFDDNPVPMWLVDKESRQIIRVNRAASAHYGYGPEDFLAMDVLDVAAPGDRTRMREFLETLSEMRSGAGQAARPVEQSWIHVTADGRRIEVFPYARELLVERRPVILLSVIDVTERRKAEARVEHMAHHDALTDLPNRLLFRTRLEADLVRARRTEGALAVLCLDLDHFKGVNDTLGHPIGDKLLQAVAERFNRTLRETDFVARLGGDEFAIIQADLDDPSDASGLAGRLIEAIEKPFDIDGHQVAVGTSIGIAFSPLDGCEADTLLKNADMALYRAKADGRSTFRFFEPGMDARLQARRALELDLRKALVNQEFELYYQPLLNVATRRVTGFEALLRWPHPERGMIPPDAFIPVAEEIGLIVPIGEWVLRQACAEAAGWPEMIKIAVNLSPVQFKNKRLVETVVEVLQETGLDPARLELEITESVLLHGSAGNVAVLQELKDLGIRISMDDFGTGYSSLSYLQKFPFDKLKIDQSFVRELSDRPEAMAIIRAVTGLGRSLQMLTTAEGVETPEQLERLSREGCTEVQGYLFSEPRPASELARLLACGTQPFERLAKARETGEEEMEAVA; the protein is encoded by the coding sequence ATGACCGGACACGAGAGAGAGACTGGGGCGGCGAAGGCGGGTTTGCGTCTCGACAATCCGGTGCAGCATTTTTTGCGGCGTTGGGCTTCGGAAATTCGGCCGGGCGAGACGTTGCCGTCTTATGAGAGCGTGGCGCTCGGGCATCTCGGGCGCCTCATCGAGATGAAGGCGCTGGCGTTTCGCGATGCCGGCGAGGCGGGGGATTTGCGGCTTTTGCGCATCGGCCCCGCCTTTGCTGCCTGGGCCGATACCGCTGGCGATGTCGATGGCGGGGAGACCGGTGCGGCGGTGGTCTCGGCGCTTCGCCGCGACCGCGCCCGCGCCATTTGCGAGGTCATCGCGCGCGCCGAGGAAAGCTGCCGGCCGGAGCGCGTCGAGACGCATATGATCGTCAACGGGGCGATCGCCACCTACGATCTCTGGGCGCTGCCGCTCTCGAACAGGTGGGGGCCGGTGAGCTTCATCCTGCTTCTCGACGAGCACGCGGCGCGGCAGGATCTTCTGGAGACGATGTTCGGCGCCACGATGGAGGGGATGCTGGCGCTGCAGGCGATCCGCGACCGGGGGGGGAAGGCGGTCGATTTCGAGATCATCGCCTTGAACCAGGCGGCAGCGAGGCTTCTCGACTGCGAGGCGGGGGCGCTCTCCTGGCAAAGAATGTCCGATCTTGCGGGGCTGTTTCCGGGGCAGGATCTCGTTTCGGCGCTTCTCGCCTGCGTCTGCGACGGGGGGCGGACGCATTTTGAAGCGACGTTCCAGGGGGCGACGTTTGAGGGGGCGACGTTCGAGGGGGAGGCGGGGGCGCGGCATCTGCGCTTCGGCGTGGCGCCGACGGGCGATCTCGTCTCGGTGACCGTGAGCGACATCGCCGATATTCGCGCCCGCGAGGAGGCGCTGCGCACGCTCTTCGACGACAATCCCGTGCCGATGTGGCTCGTCGACAAGGAAAGCCGCCAGATCATCCGCGTCAATCGGGCGGCGAGCGCGCATTACGGCTATGGGCCTGAGGACTTTCTGGCGATGGATGTGCTCGATGTCGCCGCCCCCGGCGACCGCACGCGCATGCGCGAGTTTCTGGAGACGCTGTCGGAGATGCGCTCGGGGGCGGGCCAGGCGGCGCGGCCGGTGGAGCAATCGTGGATCCATGTGACGGCGGACGGGCGGCGGATCGAGGTGTTTCCCTATGCGCGCGAGCTTCTTGTGGAGCGGCGGCCGGTCATTCTCCTGTCGGTGATCGACGTCACCGAACGGCGCAAGGCGGAGGCGCGGGTGGAGCATATGGCCCATCACGACGCGCTGACCGATCTGCCGAACCGGCTTCTTTTCCGCACGCGGCTCGAAGCCGACCTCGTGCGCGCTAGGCGGACGGAGGGGGCGCTTGCCGTCCTCTGCCTCGACCTCGATCATTTCAAGGGCGTCAACGACACGCTCGGCCATCCGATCGGCGACAAGCTGCTGCAGGCGGTGGCGGAGCGCTTCAACCGCACGCTGCGCGAGACGGATTTCGTCGCGCGGCTCGGCGGCGACGAATTCGCCATCATCCAGGCCGATCTCGACGATCCCTCGGATGCGAGCGGGCTTGCCGGCCGGCTCATCGAGGCGATCGAAAAGCCCTTCGATATCGACGGCCATCAGGTCGCCGTTGGCACCAGCATCGGCATCGCGTTCTCGCCCTTGGACGGGTGCGAGGCGGATACGCTGTTGAAGAACGCCGATATGGCGCTCTACCGCGCCAAGGCCGACGGGCGCAGCACGTTTCGCTTCTTCGAGCCGGGCATGGATGCGCGGCTGCAGGCGCGGCGCGCGCTCGAACTCGATCTGCGCAAGGCGCTCGTGAACCAGGAATTCGAGCTCTATTACCAGCCGCTCCTCAATGTCGCGACGCGGCGGGTGACGGGGTTCGAGGCCTTGTTGCGCTGGCCGCATCCCGAACGCGGCATGATCCCGCCCGATGCCTTCATTCCGGTCGCCGAAGAGATCGGCCTCATCGTGCCGATCGGCGAATGGGTGTTGCGGCAGGCCTGTGCAGAGGCGGCGGGCTGGCCGGAGATGATCAAGATCGCCGTCAATCTGTCGCCCGTGCAGTTCAAGAACAAAAGGCTCGTGGAGACGGTCGTGGAGGTGCTTCAGGAGACCGGGCTCGATCCCGCGCGGCTTGAACTCGAAATCACGGAATCGGTGCTTTTGCACGGCAGCGCGGGGAATGTGGCGGTGCTGCAGGAGCTCAAGGATCTCGGCATCCGCATTTCCATGGACGATTTCGGCACCGGCTATTCGTCGTTGAGCTACCTGCAGAAATTCCCCTTTGACAAGCTCAAGATCGACCAGTCCTTCGTGCGCGAACTCTCCGACCGGCCGGAGGCGATGGCGATCATCCGCGCCGTCACCGGGCTCGGGCGCAGCCTGCAGATGCTGACGACGGCGGAGGGGGTGGAAACGCCCGAGCAGCTGGAACGCCTGTCGCGCGAGGGCTGCACCGAGGTGCAGGGCTATCTCTTCAGCGAACCGCGGCCGGCGAGCGAACTCGCACGCCTTCTCGCCTGCGGCACGCAGCCGTTCGAACGCCTGGCGAAGGCGAGGGAGACGGGAGAGGAAGAGATGGAGGCGGTGGCGTGA
- a CDS encoding GNAT family N-acetyltransferase, with translation MHDVTIRAFDPATDTEKLSKIWLDASLLAHPFIGRARLLQQRRLIEETYLPAAETWVACRSQEPVGFISLMENFIGGLFVAPAHQGQGIGRRLITHALTRCDELTLEVYTENAGALRFYLAQGFEEISRRPQDDEGFPFENARLRLPVS, from the coding sequence ATGCACGATGTCACGATCCGCGCCTTCGACCCGGCGACGGACACTGAAAAACTCTCAAAGATCTGGCTCGACGCCTCGCTCCTGGCGCATCCCTTCATCGGCCGCGCCCGGCTCTTGCAACAGCGGCGTCTCATCGAAGAGACATATCTCCCCGCGGCCGAGACATGGGTCGCGTGTCGCAGCCAAGAGCCCGTCGGCTTCATCAGTCTGATGGAGAATTTCATCGGCGGCCTGTTCGTCGCCCCCGCGCACCAGGGACAAGGCATCGGCCGCCGCCTGATTACCCATGCCCTCACGCGCTGCGACGAACTCACCCTCGAAGTCTATACGGAAAACGCGGGCGCCCTGCGCTTCTATCTGGCGCAAGGCTTTGAGGAAATCTCGCGCCGCCCCCAAGACGATGAGGGCTTTCCGTTCGAGAACGCCCGCCTGCGCTTGCCGGTTTCCTGA
- a CDS encoding helix-turn-helix domain-containing protein translates to MGAYPTEPVRTYEDATWRVELLPRQAYETRYTPERPVIGFAFDRQNGVHAFAGDRNRDFAARANGFAYLPAGCEIYSRSEGGGEYLRILRKNGQYARPHERHFSDMAHRAATNSAHRLRREILLQDTRDPLTIEALALDLERAATAIIDGAEPRDVAAQWMTQRRMTRVEAIIEARFAQALTVAELAEALNLSADFFTRAFRAAFGRTPRDAIIDRRIRHARDLLLKSDAPLAAIALASGFSSHAHMTAQFGQRLGMCPSQFRRR, encoded by the coding sequence ATGGGCGCTTACCCCACCGAGCCGGTCAGAACGTACGAAGACGCGACATGGCGGGTGGAGCTCCTCCCCCGGCAGGCCTACGAAACGCGCTACACGCCCGAACGGCCGGTGATCGGCTTTGCGTTTGATCGCCAGAATGGCGTCCATGCCTTTGCGGGCGACAGGAACCGTGATTTTGCGGCGCGTGCGAACGGCTTCGCCTATCTGCCCGCCGGCTGCGAAATCTACTCGCGCTCTGAAGGCGGCGGCGAATATCTCAGAATTCTGCGCAAGAACGGCCAATATGCGAGGCCGCACGAGCGGCACTTCAGCGATATGGCCCATCGGGCGGCGACAAATTCAGCCCACCGTTTGCGCCGGGAAATCCTGCTTCAAGACACCCGCGATCCCCTCACGATCGAAGCGCTGGCCCTCGACCTCGAGCGTGCCGCAACGGCGATCATCGATGGGGCGGAACCTCGCGATGTGGCGGCGCAATGGATGACGCAGAGACGCATGACGCGTGTCGAGGCGATCATCGAAGCCCGCTTTGCCCAGGCGTTGACTGTCGCGGAATTGGCCGAGGCCCTTAATCTATCTGCCGATTTTTTCACCCGCGCCTTTCGCGCGGCTTTCGGCCGGACCCCGCGCGACGCCATCATCGACCGCCGCATTCGCCATGCGCGAGATCTGCTGTTGAAGAGCGATGCGCCGTTGGCCGCAATCGCCCTGGCGAGCGGTTTCTCCTCTCACGCCCATATGACGGCACAGTTCGGCCAAAGACTGGGCATGTGCCCAAGCCAATTTCGGCGGCGATGA
- a CDS encoding threonine dehydratase: MLFSLKDLDAAVAVVGTTVKPTPAYAWPLLASRTGAEVIVKHENHTPTGSFKARGGLFYVENLRRAGALPPGLVTATRGNHGQSIAIGAARAGIPAKIIVPEGNSREKNAAMAAFGGEVIVAGKDFDESREIATGYQASHGFMFVPSFHRDIVAGVATYAHELFTDHADIDAVFVPVGMGSGICSLITLRDLLGLKTEIWGVVARNAPAFAQSFEAGRPRPTPTARTFADGVACREPQPEALEIILNGAAGILQVGEDEIAEAIRILYTDTHNMAEGAGAAPLAALMDARERFRGKRVALILTGGNIDMPVFRQVLSGQTPVA; the protein is encoded by the coding sequence ATGCTCTTTTCCCTGAAGGACCTGGACGCCGCCGTTGCCGTCGTCGGCACGACCGTCAAGCCGACACCTGCCTATGCCTGGCCTCTTCTGGCGAGCCGAACCGGGGCGGAGGTCATCGTCAAGCATGAAAACCACACGCCCACCGGCTCGTTCAAAGCGCGGGGCGGGCTGTTTTATGTCGAAAACCTGCGCCGCGCCGGCGCCCTGCCGCCCGGCCTGGTGACGGCGACGCGCGGCAACCATGGCCAATCCATCGCCATCGGCGCCGCCCGAGCCGGCATTCCGGCCAAGATCATCGTTCCGGAAGGCAATTCGCGCGAAAAGAACGCGGCGATGGCGGCTTTCGGCGGCGAAGTCATCGTTGCGGGCAAGGATTTCGACGAAAGCCGGGAGATTGCGACGGGCTATCAGGCCTCGCACGGCTTTATGTTCGTCCCCTCCTTCCACCGCGATATCGTTGCGGGCGTCGCCACCTACGCCCACGAATTGTTCACCGACCATGCCGACATCGATGCCGTCTTCGTTCCGGTCGGCATGGGATCGGGGATTTGCAGCCTGATCACGCTGCGCGATCTGTTGGGGCTGAAGACGGAGATCTGGGGCGTGGTCGCCCGAAACGCGCCGGCCTTTGCGCAATCCTTCGAGGCCGGCCGCCCCCGGCCGACCCCGACCGCGCGCACATTTGCCGACGGCGTGGCCTGCCGCGAGCCTCAGCCGGAGGCGCTGGAGATCATCCTGAACGGCGCGGCGGGCATCTTGCAGGTCGGCGAGGACGAAATCGCCGAGGCAATCCGCATTCTCTACACCGACACGCACAACATGGCGGAAGGGGCGGGTGCTGCGCCTTTGGCCGCGCTGATGGACGCGCGCGAACGTTTTCGCGGCAAACGCGTCGCCCTCATCCTGACCGGGGGCAATATCGACATGCCCGTCTTCCGGCAGGTTCTTTCGGGCCAAACGCCGGTCGCTTAG
- a CDS encoding DUF2971 domain-containing protein, whose product MRLYHFTSAKYGLEAIRKRRLKVAEILELNDPFEFLGPVVDTPEDRRALQKWKKQLAISFGIICMSDNWRHPLLWGHYAEKHKGVALGFDVLNPELFQPVRYVERRKTVDDYGVAALSAFGEAEMRTTLYEKFSAWQYEAEYRAYVKLDQKDPKLGLYFMDFVPVLKLAEVIVGSRSDLKRRDVQDALGDYVEHVDAFMSRPAFRSYNVVRQKNDRMWK is encoded by the coding sequence ATGCGACTCTATCACTTCACCTCCGCCAAATACGGCCTCGAAGCTATCAGGAAGCGCCGGCTCAAGGTGGCGGAAATCTTGGAACTCAACGATCCGTTCGAGTTTCTCGGGCCTGTCGTGGATACGCCCGAGGATCGCCGTGCTCTACAAAAGTGGAAGAAACAACTCGCAATCTCCTTCGGCATCATCTGCATGAGCGATAACTGGAGGCATCCGCTTCTCTGGGGGCACTATGCCGAGAAGCACAAGGGGGTGGCATTGGGCTTCGATGTTTTGAACCCGGAGCTGTTTCAGCCGGTTCGCTACGTGGAGCGCCGTAAAACTGTCGACGACTACGGAGTGGCAGCCCTCAGTGCGTTTGGCGAAGCCGAGATGAGAACTACGCTCTATGAGAAGTTTTCCGCATGGCAATACGAGGCGGAATACCGAGCGTACGTGAAGCTAGACCAGAAGGATCCGAAACTGGGTCTGTATTTCATGGACTTCGTGCCGGTGTTGAAGCTTGCAGAAGTCATCGTTGGCAGCAGGAGTGATCTGAAACGTCGAGACGTGCAAGACGCGCTCGGAGACTACGTCGAGCACGTGGACGCTTTCATGTCGCGTCCGGCGTTCCGCAGCTACAATGTCGTGCGGCAGAAGAATGACCGGATGTGGAAGTAA
- a CDS encoding SecDF P1 head subdomain-containing protein, with the protein MRIRHIFAAALLAGLLPTPSLADTLVLSPAEAETMFNEASRQWEVVIRLDDDSAKAFARFTQAHQQEKIAVTVDGEVLVTPMIRSPIYGGPLPIGGSESAAKSQDLAKRLQSGRSILTLAPAK; encoded by the coding sequence ATGCGGATACGACACATCTTCGCCGCCGCCCTCCTGGCCGGCCTTCTCCCGACGCCCTCCCTCGCGGACACGCTCGTGTTGTCGCCGGCAGAGGCCGAAACCATGTTCAACGAGGCGAGCCGGCAATGGGAGGTCGTCATCCGTCTCGACGATGACAGCGCGAAAGCCTTCGCCCGGTTCACGCAGGCGCATCAGCAAGAAAAGATCGCCGTCACGGTCGACGGCGAGGTGCTCGTCACGCCGATGATCCGCTCACCGATCTACGGCGGCCCTCTCCCGATCGGCGGATCGGAGAGCGCAGCAAAAAGCCAGGATCTGGCCAAGCGATTGCAGAGCGGCCGCTCCATCCTCACCCTCGCCCCGGCAAAATAG
- a CDS encoding ASCH domain-containing protein, translating into MSEELATLKRRYPGAETFKFGDSAALCDTLLALVRAGRKVATCGALRDFEAGEPMPAIGRRDIALNWDDTPALVIETVELVECRFDEVTEAMALAEGEDDSLEGWRAGHRGYFERNGGFSPDLPILWERFVLIEDLA; encoded by the coding sequence ATGTCTGAGGAGTTGGCGACGCTGAAGCGGCGGTATCCGGGGGCGGAGACGTTCAAGTTCGGCGACAGCGCCGCGTTGTGCGACACGCTTCTTGCGCTGGTGCGCGCCGGCAGGAAGGTGGCGACCTGCGGTGCGCTGCGGGACTTTGAGGCTGGCGAGCCGATGCCCGCCATCGGGCGGCGGGACATCGCGCTCAACTGGGACGACACGCCGGCGCTCGTCATCGAGACGGTCGAGCTCGTGGAATGCCGCTTCGACGAGGTGACGGAAGCGATGGCACTCGCCGAGGGCGAGGACGACAGCCTGGAGGGCTGGCGCGCGGGCCATCGCGGCTATTTCGAACGCAATGGCGGGTTTTCGCCGGATCTGCCGATCCTTTGGGAGCGGTTCGTTCTCATTGAAGATCTGGCCTGA
- a CDS encoding arylamine N-acetyltransferase family protein: MSFNLETYLARIGLSQGPATLEGLTALQRAQMATIAFEDIEPYLGIVPDLAPDAIWQKLIVQRRGGYCFELNGLFGAALKALGFTARPVLARVRMGAETGGIRAHLAFIATLEGRDFLVDAGFGGPGPFGPLELVMNEEQTVAGATFRFGYDAATGETLLQRREGEQFLSLFGFDDSPFTAIDIESANYLCTHWRAGAPFADNLMLSLTRPEAQLTLMNRTAKRVSADGVTKDWQIASPAELERLVVEGFGLNYERRTIGALWEKLYTQRLELAA; the protein is encoded by the coding sequence ATGTCTTTCAATTTAGAGACCTATCTCGCCCGCATCGGGCTCAGCCAAGGCCCGGCGACCCTGGAAGGCCTGACCGCGCTCCAGCGCGCCCAGATGGCGACGATCGCTTTTGAGGATATCGAGCCCTATCTCGGCATCGTCCCCGACCTTGCGCCGGACGCGATCTGGCAGAAACTCATAGTCCAGCGGCGCGGCGGCTATTGCTTCGAACTGAACGGCCTCTTCGGCGCGGCGCTGAAGGCGCTCGGCTTCACCGCAAGGCCGGTTCTCGCCCGCGTGCGCATGGGCGCTGAAACGGGCGGCATCCGCGCCCATCTCGCCTTCATCGCAACGCTTGAAGGGCGCGATTTTCTCGTCGATGCCGGCTTCGGCGGTCCCGGCCCCTTCGGCCCGCTCGAACTCGTTATGAACGAGGAGCAGACGGTCGCCGGCGCCACCTTCCGCTTCGGCTATGACGCGGCAACCGGCGAGACGCTCCTCCAGCGGCGCGAGGGCGAGCAGTTTCTCTCACTCTTCGGTTTCGACGACAGCCCCTTCACCGCCATCGACATCGAAAGCGCCAATTATCTCTGCACCCATTGGCGGGCGGGCGCCCCCTTCGCGGACAATCTGATGCTGAGCCTGACGCGCCCCGAAGCCCAGCTCACCTTGATGAACCGGACGGCAAAGCGCGTCAGCGCCGACGGCGTCACGAAAGACTGGCAGATCGCCTCGCCGGCCGAGCTCGAACGCCTCGTCGTGGAAGGTTTCGGCCTCAATTACGAACGCCGAACAATCGGCGCCTTGTGGGAAAAACTCTACACGCAGCGGCTCGAACTCGCCGCCTGA
- a CDS encoding pyridoxamine 5'-phosphate oxidase family protein — MRIDQELADFIASPVMMIVGTRDPANRAEIGRGVGAWPVPDGRAVEIVVSAWQWSATVANLRDNGAAAITFTRPVDYVSYQVKGRALVGEASPAARDRSARYIAAMTEALAALGVAPAMSALWLCEREPVLVRLAIEAVFHQTPGPRAGKEVEADR; from the coding sequence ATGCGGATCGACCAAGAGCTTGCCGATTTCATTGCGAGCCCCGTGATGATGATCGTCGGAACACGCGACCCGGCGAACCGGGCGGAGATCGGTCGCGGCGTCGGGGCGTGGCCGGTGCCGGACGGACGTGCCGTCGAGATCGTCGTCTCCGCCTGGCAATGGAGCGCGACGGTCGCCAATCTCCGCGACAACGGGGCTGCGGCGATCACCTTCACGCGGCCGGTCGATTACGTCTCCTACCAGGTGAAAGGCCGGGCGCTGGTGGGCGAGGCATCGCCCGCCGCCCGCGACCGCTCGGCCCGCTATATCGCGGCGATGACGGAGGCACTTGCCGCGCTCGGCGTGGCGCCGGCGATGAGTGCTCTCTGGCTTTGCGAGCGCGAGCCGGTTCTCGTGCGCCTGGCGATCGAGGCGGTCTTTCACCAGACGCCCGGGCCGCGCGCCGGCAAGGAAGTGGAGGCGGACAGGTGA
- a CDS encoding pyridoxamine 5'-phosphate oxidase family protein → MSLRLSDLSGCFEGVIPSVVATVAEDGTPNISYLSHVVMVDEAHVALSNQFFTKTAANLRANPVATLLLVDGRDGRQFRLGLSFQHRMEEGPLFVRVAAQLAATSAQVGMAGVMRLRSVDVFRVEDIVECPSPEGDVPAPVAREPSLAEVAAVVERIAGESELTGVVDEILHGLNRYLGYRHVMVLLGPNGGVHGGAGAEGSGGTLTTIGSLGYERSGIGSEVTVGEGVIGMAAARGHTVKVSDMSRVRRYGAAVRQAGADEDRLRMIQLPGLADAMSQIAVPMMAHGSVQGVIFAESRERLAFGAVAEIGLAIVAHQAAQAVTLAEMLARETASGREPDAAEEPPEAAFQVDHHAFDDSVFIDGSYVIKGVAGRVLVHLLEAYLHQRRTDFSNREIRLARDLKLPDYKDNLETRLLLLQRRLDERAMPVRLLRQGRGQIRLVLKGQPVLRRLDR, encoded by the coding sequence GTGAGCCTCAGACTGTCAGATCTCTCCGGCTGTTTCGAAGGGGTCATTCCCTCGGTCGTCGCGACCGTTGCCGAGGACGGGACGCCCAACATTTCCTATCTCTCGCATGTGGTGATGGTGGACGAGGCGCATGTGGCCCTGTCGAACCAGTTCTTCACCAAGACCGCCGCCAATCTGCGTGCCAATCCCGTCGCGACGCTTCTCCTGGTCGATGGTCGTGACGGACGGCAGTTTCGCCTGGGCCTCAGCTTTCAGCACCGGATGGAGGAGGGGCCGCTCTTCGTGCGGGTCGCAGCGCAGCTTGCGGCGACGAGCGCCCAGGTCGGCATGGCCGGCGTGATGCGCCTGCGCAGTGTCGATGTGTTTCGCGTCGAGGATATCGTCGAATGTCCCTCGCCCGAAGGTGACGTGCCGGCGCCCGTTGCCCGCGAGCCGAGCCTTGCCGAGGTCGCGGCCGTCGTCGAGCGGATTGCGGGGGAAAGCGAACTCACCGGGGTGGTCGATGAGATCCTGCACGGGCTCAATCGGTATCTCGGCTATCGCCATGTCATGGTTCTGCTTGGACCAAATGGGGGCGTGCATGGGGGCGCGGGCGCAGAAGGGAGTGGCGGGACGCTGACGACGATCGGCAGTCTCGGCTACGAGCGCTCCGGCATCGGTTCGGAGGTGACGGTCGGCGAGGGCGTGATCGGCATGGCCGCCGCCCGGGGCCATACGGTGAAAGTCAGCGATATGAGCCGCGTCCGCCGCTATGGCGCGGCCGTGCGCCAGGCGGGCGCCGACGAGGACCGGCTGCGCATGATTCAGCTGCCGGGCCTTGCCGATGCGATGAGCCAGATCGCCGTGCCGATGATGGCGCATGGCAGCGTGCAGGGCGTGATCTTTGCCGAAAGCCGCGAGCGCCTCGCCTTCGGGGCCGTCGCCGAGATCGGGCTTGCGATCGTCGCGCATCAGGCGGCGCAGGCCGTCACGCTTGCCGAAATGCTGGCGCGCGAGACGGCTTCGGGCCGCGAGCCGGATGCCGCCGAGGAGCCGCCCGAAGCGGCGTTTCAGGTCGATCATCACGCGTTCGACGACAGCGTCTTCATCGACGGCAGCTATGTCATCAAGGGCGTGGCGGGGCGGGTGCTCGTGCATCTCCTGGAGGCCTATCTGCACCAGAGACGCACGGATTTCAGCAATCGCGAGATCCGCCTGGCACGGGATCTCAAGCTGCCGGACTACAAGGACAATCTGGAGACGCGCCTTCTCCTCCTGCAACGCCGGCTCGACGAGCGGGCGATGCCGGTGCGGCTCCTGCGCCAGGGCCGCGGGCAGATCCGGCTCGTCCTCAAGGGTCAGCCGGTTCTGCGCCGCCTCGACAGATAA